The sequence ATTTTCTGGCCGGAGCGTACCCGCCCCCTGAGCATAAGCACATCACTTTTATGATGGTTCCAGCCCTTGGACAGATCTCTTTGCCGACGACGTTCGGTGGGAATGGAACGTTTTTTGGGGGTAGTTGAAATAGTGCCAAGCTCAAAGTGGCTTTCAAGGTATGATTTTATCCTGGCAACCAGTTCCTCTTGCCCACCGGCATCACCAATATCAAGGGTTACATCCGCATTTATGGCCAGGTGTTTGAGTTTTTTCAGCAATCTGTCAATTTCAGTAATGAGTTCAGACTCCGGATGGGAGGGGTCTATGGTAATCCACAACCCGCCACCGGCACCTTTGAGTTTGACAGGAGCGGTGTTATCAAAATTTATCATTAAAATCCATAAACAAAGTTGAGATTGATCCGTACCATTTCTGCCAGGCCTTAAAAAAGCTGTTCAGAATATGGATTTATGAATGTTTACGAGACTATAGAAAATCATCAAATTTGTGTCAAGGAATGATGAATTTTCATATATCCGGGCAAATGCCAAGAATGGTCTGTCAGCCAAGAACCTCTCTTAACTTATGTGAAAAATCCACCACGGAATAGGGTTTGAGAATATATCCTTTGCAACCCTGCTTGAGCATTTCCTGGGCATTTTCATCAATGGCATATCCTGTGGAAAGCAGAACCTTAATATCAGGGTTAATTTTTTTCAACGCCAGAAACACATCAAGCCCATCCATGCCCGGCATGATCATATCCAGAACCACAACATTTATGTCGTTCTTTTTTTCTGCATATATTTTCAAGGCATCTTTGCCCGAAGCCGCAGTGAAAACCGTGTAGCCCAAGGCCTTACATATTGTACGTCCAACGTCGAGAATGCGCTGTTCATCATCCACCAGGAGCACGGACTCATGGCCAAGCTTCAATTCCTCCTGGGCAGAAGGCATGTCATCCAGATGCTTGTGCTCTGCCAGGGGCAGAATAATGGAAAAAGAGGAGCCGACATTTAAAGAACTCCAGACATCTATGACGCCATTGTGATGTTTAACGATTTTTTTGGCAAAGGTAAGGCCCAGCCCCTTTTTTTCCGGGAATTGCTTATGATCGTGGGAATAAAAGGCCTTGAATATTTTTTCCAGGGTGTCGCCGTCCATGCCGATACCGGTATCGGATATTGTGATTTTACAAAAAAAACCGGATTCCAGCCCAAAGGATTCTGCGGTACCATTAAGAATTGCGTCCGCTTCCGTGCGCACAGAAAGTTTGCCGCCTTCCGGCATAGCTTGCAATGCGTTGCTGATTATAGCTGAAACTACCTGTTTAATTTTTTCAGGATCGCCTTTGATAATTAAAGGCTTGGCATCAAGGCTTACATCCAGGATGATTCGTTGCCCTTTCAGATTAAGGGTTTCCACCACAGACCGCACCAGCCTGTTGACATCCATGCGTGTTAAATAAATCTCATCGGCCATGGCAAAGCCGAGCAGTTGGTTGGCAAGATCGGAGCCCTTGTCAACACTGGACAATATTTCAATAATGTGGTTGTAGAGCGGGTCTGTGGGATTAACATTGTTCAACATCATGGAGGCATGTGCCTTGATGGCGGTCAACAGATTGTTGACGTCATGGGCAATGCCGTTGGCAAGCGCCTCCACAGCATCTGTTTTTTCAAACTGGTTTGCAGTTGTAATATGTTCCATTGAGTCCGTATCCTGTTACTCGATGATCAAATTTTTGTTAATTTGCCCAACTTCGGCGTTGGAAAAAATTTTAATCCTTAAAATATATTGTATATTCCTCCGGTTAAAAATTAGTTCCGCCTTGAATTTGAACAAATTCCCTAAAAACTTGATGATCAAGTGTTGCGTTGCGCTTGTTGCTTTTTATTCCAGTGCGATGATGCCTTCGCGAATGGCATACTTGGTTAATCCGGCCACTGAAAAAATATCAAGTTTCTTCATAATATTTCTTCGATGGGTTTCCACGGTCTTAACGCTTATACCCAGGGTCTCGGCAATGTCTCTGGTTTTTTTGCCTTCAGCAATCAATTGAAGGACCTCCCGTTGCTTCCGGGAAATTTTATTGAATTCGGGTTTTGTTTCCCATGTGCTGCGATCCGTGCCCTGGCCGTCGGTACACATTCTGGCAATGGCGGGCGTCAGATAAAAATTTCTACGGAGAACTTCCTGGATGGCATCATAGATTTCATCAAAGGCAGACTCTTTGAGAATATAACCGGAAGCGCCCGCATTAAACATTTTATCGACAATCTTTTTACTTGAATGCATGGATAAAGCGATCACCCTTGCATGGGGCACTTCTGCCCTTATTTTGGCTGTGGCTTCCACACCGTTAAGGTCAGGCATGGAAATATCCATCATTACAATATCCGGTTTAAGAGCGATTGCTTTTTCAACGGCCTCCCTGCCGTTTTTGGCAATATCCACAACCTGTATACCCCGGTTTTCCAGAAGGCTTTTCAACCCCTCCCGAATGATGGCATGGTCATCAGCTATAAGAACGTTTAACTGCATATGACTCCAAAATATTTTATTAAAGTTTATATTGAAGATTGATTAAAATCAAATATTAATTAATTTATATTGGTACTATAAAAGCGACGGTTGAACCTGCATCCTTTTTTGTTTGCCCAAGCCAACGAATATTGATAAAAAAACAGAAAAGCAAACATGCTAACTGAAAAAACGAATGTCAATCTTATCATTTCCCAAGGCGAAAAATATGATTAAAACCTTTACAGTTGAGGGACGGCAGGGCACATCTGCCATCCATGTGGGAGAGTCCTTGTCCCGTGTAGGAGAGTACCTGCCGGACCAGAGTTCTGTGGTTATTGTTACCGATGAAAACATCCTCAAGCATTACGGTGCATCCTTCCCTGCCGGCCATGTAATCACCATCGGTACCGGGGAAAAGATCAAAACCCTTGCTACGGTGGAATATATCCTGCGGGAAATGATTAAGGCCGGATGCGACCGGTCAAGTTTTTTGCTGGCGATCGGCGGGGGCATTGTCTGTGAAGGGGCATCCGTTTCGGCTTTGTTTCCACATCCCTTCTTTCCCAGGTAGATGCCAGCGTCGGGGGTAAAAACGGCGTCAATCTGGACGCCTTTAAAAATATGGTGGGGGTGTTCAACCAGCCACAGTTTGTCCTGTGTGACATCGACATGCTGTCCACCCTGCCGGACAGGGAAATCTCCAACGGTCTGGCCGAGATTGTCAAACATGGACTGATCGAGGATCGTGACCTTCTGGAATTTGTCGAAAACAACCGGGATAAAGCCCTGGCCCTGGACCGGGAAACGGTTTTCCGAATGGTTGCGGATTCAGTGGCCATTAAATCCCGTGTGGTTCAGGCAGATGAACGGGAGGCCGGGGAGCGCCGCAAGCTTAACTTCGGGCACACCATCGGACATGCCTTTGAAAAACTGAACCCTTGCGGCCATGGCCGTGCGGTCGCCGCAGGAATGGTAGTGGCAGCACAATTTTCCCAACAAAAAGGATATATCAATCAAGAAGATGTGGACCGAATCAAGGATTTACTTTTAGGGCTTGGACTGCCTGTTGCCTTCGACGTCCCCCCGGAACAGATCATTGAGGCGGCATCCAGGGATAAGAAAAAACAAGGCAACAATCTCTTTTTTGTTTTTCTTGGACAAATCGGACAGGCCAGGGTGGAGGACATAAGCTATGATGAGCTGAATGGTTTTATTCGTGACTATTTTGTCTGACATTCTTTATTATAAATAAATTTAAGAAATTAAGGAGGTTCGAATTATGGCCAGTTTGAAAGGAACCAGAACAGAAAAAAACCTGCTCACCGCCTTTGCCGGTGAATCCCAGGCAAGAATGCGTTATAATTATTTTGCCAGCCAGGCTAAAAAGGACGGGTATGTCCAGATTTCTGCAATTTTTGCCGAAACTGCCGACCAGGAAAAAGAGCATGCAAAACGCTTTTTTAAATTTCTTGAAGGCGGAGAGCTCGAAATTTCCGGCACGTTTCCTGCCGGTGTCATTGGTACCACACTGGAAAACTTGAAAGCGGCTGCGGCCGGAGAACATGAGGAGTGGTCCCAAATGTATCCGGAATTTGCCGCCATTGCCAGGGAAGAAGGCTTTGATGCCATTGGCGAGGTTTTTGACATGGTGTCTGTTGCTGAAAAACAGCATGAAAAAAGATACAATGACCTGGCGGCCAATATTGAGGCGGGCACGGTTTTCAAAAAAGACGCACCGATCACCTGGCGGTGCCG comes from uncultured Desulfobacter sp. and encodes:
- a CDS encoding septum site-determining protein MinC, with amino-acid sequence MINFDNTAPVKLKGAGGGLWITIDPSHPESELITEIDRLLKKLKHLAINADVTLDIGDAGGQEELVARIKSYLESHFELGTISTTPKKRSIPTERRRQRDLSKGWNHHKSDVLMLRGRVRSGQKINARKHLVITGDVNPGAEVSAGGDIIVLGTLAGKVHAGYPKNDGAMIFSLVFNPSLVNIGLITATGAGEPGTQGPEFACVEQGVIVVKNYMKENPFKRMPWPEVI
- a CDS encoding response regulator, which gives rise to MEHITTANQFEKTDAVEALANGIAHDVNNLLTAIKAHASMMLNNVNPTDPLYNHIIEILSSVDKGSDLANQLLGFAMADEIYLTRMDVNRLVRSVVETLNLKGQRIILDVSLDAKPLIIKGDPEKIKQVVSAIISNALQAMPEGGKLSVRTEADAILNGTAESFGLESGFFCKITISDTGIGMDGDTLEKIFKAFYSHDHKQFPEKKGLGLTFAKKIVKHHNGVIDVWSSLNVGSSFSIILPLAEHKHLDDMPSAQEELKLGHESVLLVDDEQRILDVGRTICKALGYTVFTAASGKDALKIYAEKKNDINVVVLDMIMPGMDGLDVFLALKKINPDIKVLLSTGYAIDENAQEMLKQGCKGYILKPYSVVDFSHKLREVLG
- a CDS encoding response regulator transcription factor, with protein sequence MQLNVLIADDHAIIREGLKSLLENRGIQVVDIAKNGREAVEKAIALKPDIVMMDISMPDLNGVEATAKIRAEVPHARVIALSMHSSKKIVDKMFNAGASGYILKESAFDEIYDAIQEVLRRNFYLTPAIARMCTDGQGTDRSTWETKPEFNKISRKQREVLQLIAEGKKTRDIAETLGISVKTVETHRRNIMKKLDIFSVAGLTKYAIREGIIALE
- a CDS encoding rubrerythrin → MASLKGTRTEKNLLTAFAGESQARMRYNYFASQAKKDGYVQISAIFAETADQEKEHAKRFFKFLEGGELEISGTFPAGVIGTTLENLKAAAAGEHEEWSQMYPEFAAIAREEGFDAIGEVFDMVSVAEKQHEKRYNDLAANIEAGTVFKKDAPITWRCRNCGYLHEGIEAVETCPACDHPQAHFEVLGENW